Genomic DNA from Oreochromis aureus strain Israel breed Guangdong linkage group 2, ZZ_aureus, whole genome shotgun sequence:
aaagtgggtgtgcgtaattattcagcccctttggtctgagtgcagtcagttgcccatagacattgcctgatgagtgctaatgactgaatagagtgcacctgtgtgtaatctaatctcagtacaaatacagctgccctgtgacggcctcagaggttgtctaagagaatattgggagcaacaacaccatgaagtccaaagaacacaccagacaggtcagggataaagttattgagaaatttaaagcaggcttaggctacaaacagatttcccaagccttgaacatcccacggagcactgttcaagccatcattcagaaatggaaggagtatggcacaactgtaaacctaccaagacaaggccgtccacctaaactcacaggccgaacaaggagagcgctgatcagaaatgcagccaagaggcccatggtgactctggacgagctggagagatctacagctcaggtgggggaatctgtccataggccaactattagtcgtgcactacacaaagttggcctttatggaagagtggcaagaagaaagccattgttaaaagaaaaccataagaagtcccgtttgcagtttgccacaagccatgtgggggacacagcaaacatgtggaagaaggtgctctggtcagatgagaccaaaatggaactttttggcctaaatgcaaaacgctatgtgtggcggaaaactaacactgcacatcactctgaacacaccatccccactgtcaaatatggtggtggcagcatcatgctctgggggtgcttctcttcagcagggacagggaagctggtcagagttgatgggaagatggatggagccaaatacagggcagtcttggaagaaaacctcttggagtctgcaaaagacttgagactggggcggaggttcaccttccagcaggacaaccaccctaaacataaagccagggcaacaatggaatggtttaaaacaaaacatatccatgtgttagaatggcccagtcaaagtccagatctaaatccaatcgagaatctgtggcaagatctgaaaactgctgttcacaaacgctgtccatctaatctgactgagctggagctgttttgcaaagaagaatgggcaaggatttcagtctgtagatgtgcaaagctgatACAGACTAGAGGTGGGTTTTTATaatcgatttatcgattaaaatctattctggcttggataacatgaaatcgattcattaaaatcctgaatcgattttttaatataaatttattttgcctgaaatgccagaatctctggtgaaatctcacaaaatttcaacaaccaccaaacagctaagacagtaaatgagagcaggtacacggattctgcacagagacagaaacacacagcgcggatcagaatcagtgagatgtcgcctttctcacccgacggcacggacacggtcggggctgaaagccgacagctcgctgattccgatctgtcggcgggtccgcgctttgggttcacgccctttttgcgccgattctaaagctgttagttttatctctctccaaacaatagaaataaaactgactgaaccagcagcaaaagaagatccaaactacactTCACATAAATATCGTCATGAATTTCCTCTGACTTTTACGGTTTTGCTTCCATcacaataaaaatcacacttcatgcacagctctctctctgtactgttttctgcattattcgcttgcttgttatgcACAAATCTAcagtttacagcgctgtcggccgctgtttttttccatttacatacttctgaaaagaaaacctaatttctgccgttcaatactgaacaaatttaaactttttaaaattatgcaaaacgcttagccgtgtctctaataaaaccgctgtaacgtcagaggtaacgttcatatgttgattcatggttttctttcgtttttgatgtactgcagaatattcttataaaatcccaggccaggaaaaccaccttcatgtttttctgttttttttatcttcagctactttgacacaaaagcatctgctgtgacgctcacacctttgataaagtcttgcgtgtgtcagcttcgtttttatagatacaaaaatatgtaaatgtactgatctgaattataatatttctgactgtcaaaatttcccagattcaaatcaaATCGAATTtaatcgaatcgattcgggacctcgtgaatcggaatcgaatcgattctagaaatcagtgacgatacccagccctagtacAGAcgtaccctaaaagactggcagctgtaattgcagcaaaaggtggttctacaaagcattgactcagggggctgaataattacacacaccccacttttcagttatttatttgtaaaaaatgtttggaatcatgtatgattttcgttccacttctcacgtgtacatcactttgttttggtctttcacctggaattccaataaaattgattcatgtttgtggctgtaatgtgtcaaaatgtggaaaagttcttctgcaagccactgtattcaCCTTCAAAATCAATGCTCCATCTACTCACCACGAGGCTTATTTTCTTGACCTCTCTGGAGGAGTTTTGAGTAGGGCCATTTACGTCCTCAGTCTGTACGGCCTGTTTATTCTTGGAAGAACAGCTCAGGTTCTTTGCTTTGGTTTGTCTCTGGTGGGTGTCAGCTTTAGTAATGTAAAAACTAGGTGAGAACTTTAGAGTTGTTTGCTTCTCCTTAGGTGTCCTGGATGTTGATGACGAACTCTCAGATGAGCAGCGAGGCCATGTCTTGAAGACCGAAGACTTGTCCCGACCCAAAGATGAGCCTGATCTGGccacagctttgtttgacacaCCCTTCTTTGGAGTTGGTTTGGGGCCACTTTTACCCGGGGATTTTTCTAGGGATGAGAAGCTGCTCTGGCTGCAAGCGTGCTGTGCAGAGGTTTTGGATACTTGGCTGGAAGAGGGCCCCTCTGTTTGAGAGCTGGGTTTACTGCACTGGCCTGCTGGGGTTTCTCTGCTCTTGCCCTGGCCATCCACAGCAGTATGCTCACATGACTGTGTCACTGTTAATCCCAAATTAGCAGCTCCAGCATCCACTTCTAACTGTCCATCATTAAATATTTTACTGGTGGCAGAATCAGATGTAGTGCTACTTTTTCTCTTGGCAGGAAACGTACCATTTGGGGTTCTTCTCAGGGATTCAGTACGTTTATTCCCCAAATTAACTTCTGATTGTCTATGTTGTGACACAGTACCTGGCATTGAGCTTTGCTGTGGATCTCTTGTTATGACTTTGGATTTTACATGACTGAAGTCAGGTTTGGGAAACCTTTTCATTTCTATTTTCTTAGCTTTTCTTGCTGTAGGTGGCAGTCCTGGGTCTAAACATTGTTTATTAGTGACAGATATTTGCTGCTGTTTAACAGGGTGAAGTCCTGGGCTGCTCACATTTCTAATGAAAGAAGACGAGAGGAGGTCGTTTATCTGGTTCTCAATGTTTTGCACTGGAGTGGAAGTACAAACACCCTCGTCAATTTCCTGTGTATTTGACAGAGTGGACACAAAGGTCTTGCCTTGTTCTGGTGTAAATGCCGCTGAAAATGGGGGCAAAGGTTCTGCTTCAGCACGGGTACAGTTTGCCTCTTTTCCATAGTCTGGAGAGGTTTCACAGATAAACGTCGTGAAAAGCCCCCGTTCATTTCCATTTGGCAAAGCTACAAAACAATTTGATGTTGCCATTTCATTGTCCTCATCGAGGAGCTCCTTGTTGTCTGCCTGAATGAAAGTCGCACCAAGACAAGGATGGCCTGTGTTCTCCTCTGGGACTCTCTCTGCGGGTTTGTTGCAGACGTCTAGAGTAGTGGTCGACAGCAGGTTTAATACAGCAGGTGATTCTGGTCGACATGCAGCTGGAGAGATGGATGATTCCTCCAGGGAAGAGACTAATAAGAGTGACTGGTCCTCCAGACAGAAACTATTGCTCCTCATTACCATTTCCCCAGAGCTCAGAGAGCAGCAGTCATTCTCATTGGATCCCCTCCAGGATGCCCCACATGAACTTTGAGACATTACAGTATTGTTACTTTCATCCCCTCTGTGCCTAATAAAAGCCTCCACGTCTTCATTGCTCATGAGGCTCAAGTTTTGTTTCCAAAAATTAATGCCATCATTCACAGGTGTGGCAATGAAGGTTTGATTCAAGTTTGGAGTCACACCAAAGAAGACATCCCCATGTGTTAAGGTGGTATTGTAAAGGTTATCCACAGGGGAGCCCTGGCTAAGGCGATGTTCCAGTACGTTAATGTCAGCAGAGCTGCTGGCTCCTCTGACGTTCATGTACGAAATACTACTGCTGGAGTCAGGTGACACAGACGTGGATGGGTGAGTCTCAGAGGAAAGGATCAGCTTTATGTCACTGTGAGGTGGAGGAACCATGCTCTCCGGTTGGTCACTGGCCATGTTTAAGGATTctgatgggggtttttttttccttgtgtaTCCTAAGTGCTGAACAGCTTAGTTATGCCTTCAGCTGGCAGCACCTTAGCCCATTAAAATCTGATGACCAGGGAAGGATTTCTgtaaaagaggagaaaaagaaaaagaaaccatTTTGGTGAAAGCAGCACCATAGCCTGTCAATACATTTGTATGTTCAAAGAACAGCATAAAAGCAGCAACATACACTGACCAGTCACTTCATTATGTACACCTGTTTAACTCCTCCATAAAGCAATTATCTattaagccaatcacatggcagtaaCCCAAGATATTTGACAAATATGCTGAATTTCAACCTGAGCATCAGAGTGGAGATGAAAGGCGATGCAAGTGACTTTTAACGGGACATGATTGTTGGTGCCAACTGTGGCAACAGTCACCCAAAtaactcattacaaccaaggtatgcagaagagcaacCCTGAATACACAACTTATTGAACCTTGAAATAGAAAACAACACACGATGCCACTAATGTCAGCtaagagcaggaaactgaaTCTACAGCTCAGCAAAActggtgagcctgtgtgaacaACCAACCCAAACAATTTGTAATCTTTTCAGTATGATGCATTTTATATTCAAACTGAGAATTGCATGAAAATATACGGTCAGTGTTGATGTCTCTGTAGAATCATGATTTCAAAAAAGCTTCAATGCAAGGATGGACCAACTTTTAGGAGGAATGTTTTTACGCTGCCGTGGCTCATGTGAGAGTAAAAACATGAATGAACTGTCTCCACAGCTTTGCTATGCACTGCTGTGTTTATCCAAGCAGGCTGGACAGCAGAGCTCGCCAGCCACAACTACAAAATCCACTGGGGTACAGACCACAGGAAAAGCAGACATCGGGTCACCAACAACttgaaaatgcacacacataaacagcttTTAGCATTGCTACTGCTTTTAAGAACAATTAACACTTGGATGTACACAAagataaagtcatacagtctACTggctactttaaaaaaaaacacaaaaaaacccccaaaaaaacaacaacaacaacaaaaccaaaaaaaaaaaaaaacccttactGACTTTGACTGTTTACATTTCGATAAAATTGgataaattgtgttttaaagcttttttcttGTAggatttgatttttgtttccCTCATGTTCATCCTTTTATTGGGAAAACAATGCTAACTTAAGCGCCCGCCACCCATTGTTGGGAAACAGCCTATAAGCCTTTGGCTTATTTGCATATTTTAGTGCCAAGATATTTTGCAGCATTATGAAAACAATCCAGAAAAATGACCCTTTTCTTTCCCTGTGCAAAGACCTGGCTCTTCTTGAAGTATGATGCAACTTGGCAGTCACGCAGACACCTGCAGATTatactgatttttctttttttaataaaaaatctCAACAACCTTAAAAAATAAGTTCAATGTAGTtacatttattcaaataaagCACTCTTTGAAATGGGAAATCCTATGATGACACAAAAACTGAACTAAAGCTTGAACCCTCAAGAAGCAAAATCACAGCCTATTTCTTTGAAGAAACACGGCATTATATTTATTATCCTGCCTCGCCTTTAATATCAGAGCTGAAAAAATTCCAACAGTTTCAGTGAATCTTATCAACATGATCAGTGGTCAAAAACTGGATGAATGTGTTTGTTTAACAGGCAGAGAGAACACACCTTACTGTACATTGCAATCTCTACAATGAAGTATAATACATAGCCCTGACAAGCTGAAGTGCACATTGAACTGTTGAAGTGCACCTTCAAGGCCAATGCTGTAAACTCAATAATGACAAAGAgcagttgttttggtttttacaaATAAGCCTGGGCATGGTGTATTATGTAAGGTGCTGACAAGCTGACAATGTTTATGGGAAAATAAAACCAAGAGATTCAAGTTACAAGACACCGAGACAGAAATAAGGAACAGTCAAAGAAGGAAGCACAACTGTGATTTAAGGAGAGGTACTGGGCTACAGTGTAAACTAACTTTCAATACCGCCATTTGCATCCTCTCCATCCAGAGATTTAcagtaagaaagaaaatatctttAGTTAGCTTTTAAGCTTACTGTATCGCACTGGAAAGCACTTTTTGTAGCTCCATTTGCCTCGTTTTAGCCTTTCACAGACAATCCCATTACTACTTTCCTTCCAAAGTCCAAAATCCAGCCAGCTAAGCAGGCAATTGGGTGAGCGTCTATCCCCATCCTCGTGTTCAGAATCAGCCGtgcatcagtaacatcacagtcTGAGTGAGCGTGCCCCCCTCATGCAGTTGTTAGCTTCACTCCTTTCACTCCCTTCCCTGAGGTAATGTGTTTCCGTCCTGTAGGCCTGCTGCAGAAGTGGATCATCAATCCATCTAACCAGCTCCTGTCTCAGACAAACTCAGTAACTTAGCTGCACACTGCTCTGCCTGTGCAAGCATGCCAAGGTCCAGCTAGAGGCGGCGCTCACTGCAGGGTTCATTCCCCAAGTTCACAAAAGGATCAAGTGAGGCAGAGAGCAACACGTTACCTTATCCATGCCGAGGGGAGTGGCCATGGGCTGCCAGACCGACTTGGCATTCACTGTTGCTAAGCAGCCAAAGTCCCTCTTTTATGAGGGAATGGATCAGGCGGCTTTTTTAGCAACGGATAAATGAAAAGTAGAGCAGAATGATGTGAGGCCTAGCAAGAGGAGAAAGTTGCGCTATGAACGTTTTTAACCGTACATCAGTATTGGAATTTGCATTCAAACTCACACAATGATGGCAAAACACAGTTTTCAGTCTGACAACATCATTCTTTGATGGCACAGCCATTTTGACACCTGATCCTGAAATGACAACAGTGATGTGACACCAGAGACTGAGACCCCCAAGACCCAAGCTATTTCTGCTTAATCTATACAAGGCCTGTGACCCGAGACACTGCAGTCCAATCTTGACTTGAGATGTAACTCATGGTATGGAGCACAGTTATTATCCCTGCTCTTGGTTTTAAGAGTCCTACACCTTATAAAATCTGTTGACCTTGACATAAACATGATTggagctttttaaaaacaacaaaaaacactggtCTTACACAACAATGCAAAAAGTTAAAAGCAGCTTTAAAACACTGCAGATTTCCAGATTGCAACATCAAAACAAGTAGGATAGCCAACCACAAATCCCTGTAAGAGCTGGCAACAGCTACATAGAGTACTTGACCCTGTGTTTTCAGAACCTTTCAGAATCATTCTGCATTGGTATTTGTTAATGAACCCAATGTGTTTGATTAAAGGACATATTTAAGTGTCTCTGTTCTCCTTCAGAGCAATGTAGTGCAAGTTACTGCCTGCAAATtaaattatacatttaaaaGTTGGAGTGAGAGGAACAGAACAATGCTTTTCTGTTCATGAAGCCCCTCAGGCACTGCATACAATGCCCCAAATGGCCTTTTCCTGGTTGACTGGATCATATCAGTATCACACAGAGAGTGGTTATGAGTAGCAGGGCCAGCCATCAAAAGCCCAGTCACTGG
This window encodes:
- the mtus1a gene encoding microtubule-associated tumor suppressor 1 homolog A isoform X1, with protein sequence MASDQPESMVPPPHSDIKLILSSETHPSTSVSPDSSSSISYMNVRGASSSADINVLEHRLSQGSPVDNLYNTTLTHGDVFFGVTPNLNQTFIATPVNDGINFWKQNLSLMSNEDVEAFIRHRGDESNNTVMSQSSCGASWRGSNENDCCSLSSGEMVMRSNSFCLEDQSLLLVSSLEESSISPAACRPESPAVLNLLSTTTLDVCNKPAERVPEENTGHPCLGATFIQADNKELLDEDNEMATSNCFVALPNGNERGLFTTFICETSPDYGKEANCTRAEAEPLPPFSAAFTPEQGKTFVSTLSNTQEIDEGVCTSTPVQNIENQINDLLSSSFIRNVSSPGLHPVKQQQISVTNKQCLDPGLPPTARKAKKIEMKRFPKPDFSHVKSKVITRDPQQSSMPGTVSQHRQSEVNLGNKRTESLRRTPNGTFPAKRKSSTTSDSATSKIFNDGQLEVDAGAANLGLTVTQSCEHTAVDGQGKSRETPAGQCSKPSSQTEGPSSSQVSKTSAQHACSQSSFSSLEKSPGKSGPKPTPKKGVSNKAVARSGSSLGRDKSSVFKTWPRCSSESSSSTSRTPKEKQTTLKFSPSFYITKADTHQRQTKAKNLSCSSKNKQAVQTEDVNGPTQNSSREVKKISLVAETARAHLDDGKTRCVPWQPSPRLARRTPLSQPPPASPRPTNLSARQRLGSLGMNEFRIPKAVGKPQSKQTSITGCQRAQAIGEPSLGSASAANIKPQVNGLQPPQTPTQPSVIGPRSTPVSKLPHRTLGPSRSLTQTSVQHALSQSSGNTQVSGGVAHKATPFKSVVPKARLISTSGKNTGPTLSTVNKPAASTGKGASNSIIGPLLKTASAKLARSTLVGSVDKNKSKAGSHQQHPQQQASQQNQSNRPQDAVPASLTEVDRINQNVQQLKGLLRASNCRFEALSIVLQQTLTGRDEATQQCRELSQELVNLREELVSSVHSSERLEKENEELHVALEDALHKLQEQHRNDLAELEKRLQAYYQAERDKVHCAYQEEADQSKTVMQQQIEELKANHEAMKLDLEKSHEEQLQCVKQQYEMSLEELRKVHNQELEALDKTLKDAEASLSSQIDELTSENNALNERLTAEERKRKELAENSQKDPHTLYLEQELQSLKVVLDIKNAQLHQQEKKLMEIDKLTEKNVKLDESLKKVQQENEDLKARMEKHAALSRQLSTEQAMLQESLHKESKVNKRLSMENEELLWKLHNGDLSSPRKVSPTSTSPSHSFNFQSPRSSGCFSSPPLSPR